A genome region from Maridesulfovibrio salexigens DSM 2638 includes the following:
- a CDS encoding ABC transporter permease — translation MDFIFNGFWQAFVLLFSADPETYSAIYTTVCVTTISISATLIIGAPLGFMLGYHEFPGKRCLRLIADTMLSFPTVVIGLLVYAMLSRRGPMGEIELLFTIPGIAVGQTMLGLPIVIAMMATAVENLDLRLKQTLLTLGASHGQILRTILWEARYSLILAAAAAYGRIVSEIGISMMVGGNIKWHTRTITTAIALETGKGEFAMGIALGLVLMIIAFAVNYSMSGVRKRAGQ, via the coding sequence ATGGACTTTATTTTTAACGGCTTCTGGCAGGCATTTGTACTGCTCTTTTCCGCTGACCCGGAAACATATTCCGCCATTTACACCACTGTCTGCGTGACTACCATTTCCATCAGTGCAACTCTGATCATTGGTGCTCCGTTAGGCTTTATGCTCGGCTACCATGAATTTCCCGGCAAGAGATGCTTGCGTCTTATTGCCGATACCATGCTTTCCTTCCCTACTGTTGTCATAGGATTGCTCGTTTACGCGATGCTTTCCCGCAGAGGGCCTATGGGAGAAATAGAGCTTCTATTCACCATCCCGGGTATTGCTGTGGGGCAGACGATGCTCGGATTACCTATTGTCATTGCTATGATGGCCACGGCGGTGGAAAACCTCGACCTGCGTCTAAAGCAGACTTTGCTTACCCTTGGTGCTTCACATGGACAGATTTTGCGGACCATCCTTTGGGAGGCCCGTTACAGCCTCATCCTTGCCGCTGCAGCCGCTTACGGACGTATTGTTTCCGAGATCGGCATTTCCATGATGGTCGGCGGAAATATCAAGTGGCATACCCGGACCATTACCACTGCCATTGCCCTTGAAACAGGCAAGGGGGAGTTTGCTATGGGTATAGCTCTTGGTCTGGTGCTCATGATTATTGCTTTTGCGGTTAACTATTCCATGTCCGGTGTCAGAAAAAGGGCGGGCCAGTAA
- a CDS encoding ABC transporter ATP-binding protein has product MTDLFRLENICQRYNGRQVLSLDEFSVGEGAIVGLAGHNGSGKSTLMRMLSFLESPDSGKIFYDGNEVREPDLSLRREVTMLTQEPYLLKRSVEANVAYGLELRGENNVHDRVCDSLIQVGLDPDKFLHRNWFELSGGEAQRVALAARLVLNPRVLLLDEPTASLDFESTQLIHDASVSVREEQGTTLVIVSHDHLWLEEVSDTIYRLENGQLAG; this is encoded by the coding sequence ATGACGGATTTGTTCAGGCTTGAAAATATCTGCCAGCGTTATAATGGTCGGCAGGTTCTGTCCCTTGATGAATTTTCGGTTGGTGAAGGGGCGATTGTCGGCTTAGCCGGTCATAATGGTAGCGGCAAAAGCACCCTGATGCGTATGCTCTCTTTTCTGGAAAGCCCGGATTCAGGTAAAATTTTTTATGACGGCAATGAGGTCCGGGAACCGGACTTGAGCCTGCGCCGAGAAGTTACCATGCTTACTCAGGAGCCGTACCTCCTTAAGCGTTCGGTTGAAGCAAATGTTGCGTACGGCCTTGAACTTCGTGGTGAAAATAATGTTCACGACAGAGTTTGTGATTCCCTGATTCAGGTCGGTTTAGACCCGGATAAATTTTTGCATCGCAACTGGTTTGAGCTTTCCGGCGGGGAGGCGCAGAGAGTTGCTCTTGCTGCACGTCTTGTTTTGAATCCACGGGTACTGCTCCTTGATGAGCCCACTGCCAGCCTTGATTTTGAATCCACGCAGCTCATCCATGATGCTTCGGTTTCTGTCCGTGAAGAGCAAGGAACCACCCTAGTTATTGTCAGCCATGATCACCTTTGGCTGGAAGAAGTCTCTGATACAATTTATCGGTTGGAAAACGGTCAACTTGCCGGTTGA
- a CDS encoding DUF4301 family protein has product MKSSNSKEELERLLKEAEKVIQQIIDSGVAEETIVDQIKRFRAGFPSTPLLRPCTPGDGIKIIDDSERPHLSAHFKKAAQEGRVTKFVPASGAATRMFKSLLAVYNSAEIENLEGNNDNLIFCRTFIENLQKFAFYDELKKIMEDNGIDLRNSCRNMDFKTILHYVLSPEGLNFGNLPKGLIPFHSYPEHSRTPFAEHIVESMEYAKDGKNKVRAHFTVSPEHRKRIMEHVSQTVERYPETEFHISYSEQRKQTNTIAVDLSGEGFRTSDDRLLFRPAGHGALLVNLNELGGDIVFLKNIDNVAPDHLKKDTLEYKQILGGLLIQLQEEIFAHIRKIKQRTDKLDQTEKFITDRLSISLPDDYSKMREGEKSTWLLSKLNRPIRVCGMVENTGEPGGGPFWVIGPDGIPTPQIVEKNQVDLSKPDQADCMSKATHFNPVDIICGLRDYEGKPFNLLERIDRDTGFISVKSKDGKELKAMELPGLWNGAMADWITIFVEVPLSTFSPVKTVNDLLKPEHQPAS; this is encoded by the coding sequence ATGAAATCTTCAAACAGCAAAGAAGAATTAGAAAGACTACTCAAAGAAGCAGAAAAGGTTATTCAGCAAATTATTGACAGCGGAGTTGCCGAAGAGACCATTGTTGACCAGATTAAAAGATTCCGGGCTGGCTTTCCAAGTACCCCGCTATTAAGGCCCTGCACTCCCGGTGACGGCATAAAAATCATTGATGATTCCGAACGCCCTCACCTGTCGGCCCACTTCAAAAAAGCAGCTCAAGAAGGCCGGGTAACTAAATTTGTTCCGGCTTCAGGAGCAGCTACACGTATGTTTAAATCCCTTCTGGCTGTCTACAACTCTGCTGAAATAGAAAACCTTGAAGGCAATAACGACAACCTCATCTTCTGCCGCACTTTTATTGAAAATCTGCAAAAATTCGCTTTTTATGATGAGTTAAAAAAAATCATGGAAGACAATGGAATTGATCTTAGAAATTCCTGCCGAAACATGGATTTCAAAACCATCCTGCATTATGTGCTCAGCCCGGAGGGACTTAACTTCGGCAACCTGCCTAAGGGCCTGATTCCATTTCACAGCTACCCTGAACATTCGCGCACTCCTTTTGCAGAGCATATTGTTGAGTCCATGGAATATGCCAAAGATGGAAAAAACAAAGTGCGAGCCCATTTCACGGTATCGCCAGAACACAGAAAAAGAATTATGGAACACGTCTCACAAACCGTAGAGAGGTACCCGGAGACAGAATTTCATATTTCATACTCAGAACAACGCAAACAGACCAACACCATTGCCGTTGATCTCAGTGGCGAAGGATTCCGCACAAGTGACGACAGGCTGTTATTTAGACCAGCAGGCCATGGGGCCCTGCTGGTGAATCTTAATGAACTTGGCGGCGACATTGTATTCCTGAAAAATATCGACAACGTAGCTCCGGATCACCTGAAAAAAGACACACTTGAATATAAGCAGATTCTCGGCGGATTGTTGATACAATTACAAGAAGAGATATTTGCACACATTCGCAAGATCAAACAGAGAACAGATAAACTGGATCAAACAGAAAAATTCATAACCGACCGTCTTTCCATCTCACTGCCTGACGATTACAGCAAAATGAGAGAAGGCGAGAAATCAACATGGCTGCTTTCAAAGCTGAATCGCCCGATCAGGGTTTGTGGAATGGTTGAAAATACAGGGGAGCCCGGGGGTGGACCTTTTTGGGTAATCGGTCCGGACGGCATTCCGACTCCTCAGATAGTAGAAAAAAATCAGGTAGACCTGAGCAAACCGGATCAGGCTGACTGTATGTCTAAAGCCACACACTTCAATCCGGTAGATATCATCTGCGGGCTACGCGATTATGAAGGCAAACCATTTAATCTACTTGAAAGGATAGACAGGGATACCGGCTTCATTTCAGTAAAATCAAAAGACGGTAAGGAGTTAAAAGCAATGGAACTGCCCGGACTCTGGAACGGGGCCATGGCTGACTGGATCACCATCTTTGTAGAGGTTCCCTTAAGCACCTTTTCTCCGGTGAAAACAGTTAACGACCTGCTGAAGCCGGAACATCAACCGGCAAGTTGA